The following proteins are co-located in the Labrys monachus genome:
- a CDS encoding HD-GYP domain-containing protein has protein sequence MERSLCLFHDHALGREPAYISDLSASCRVVEVHRHDWVRLTHYIDLPWLVDLRRIDGEAVALISPFFVFSGPIFRLVAVDRWDRQAAVQAAALGATSVVLRPIEAARVLGLIGGAGCRNDPAPEPEAATLISTSVEWQPPRRSLQTDWPLPSEVASIITVIKGVVTALDRLALTMIAGRSIVRDDWEGIVSDVIAALHIQRLGAWLDIVRYHHVGTYQHSLLVMAIAIGLARSLGLPRSDIERLALGGLLHDIGKFLVPEAILDKPGRLTSAEFAVMRRHPHDGWAALRSVEPPLDPGVLDLVLQHHEHLDGKGYPNGLSGAEIPPLTRMLVIADIYGALIEQRSYRPPLPKTGALAIIEAMAAEGKVDRDLMRPLADLDVGSVGVRRVDPSFRNQRR, from the coding sequence ATGGAACGGTCGCTCTGTCTCTTCCATGATCACGCACTGGGCCGAGAGCCGGCCTATATCTCTGACCTCTCGGCCAGTTGTCGGGTCGTCGAGGTCCATCGGCACGACTGGGTTCGCCTGACGCACTACATCGACCTGCCATGGTTGGTTGATCTGCGTCGGATCGACGGCGAGGCAGTCGCGCTCATCTCCCCGTTCTTTGTGTTCTCGGGGCCCATTTTTCGTTTGGTTGCTGTTGACCGCTGGGATCGGCAGGCCGCTGTCCAAGCGGCGGCGCTGGGTGCAACCTCGGTCGTCCTCCGCCCGATCGAGGCCGCTCGCGTTCTAGGGTTGATCGGCGGTGCTGGCTGCCGCAACGACCCGGCTCCAGAACCGGAGGCCGCAACACTGATATCGACGTCGGTCGAGTGGCAACCACCGCGACGATCTCTGCAGACGGATTGGCCATTGCCTTCGGAGGTTGCCTCGATCATCACTGTGATCAAGGGTGTGGTCACAGCCCTCGATCGGCTCGCCCTGACAATGATCGCGGGTCGTTCGATCGTCCGCGACGATTGGGAGGGCATCGTTTCCGACGTTATCGCGGCGCTTCATATTCAAAGGCTCGGGGCCTGGCTCGACATCGTTCGCTACCATCACGTCGGCACCTACCAGCACTCCCTCTTGGTTATGGCGATCGCCATCGGCCTCGCTCGCTCGCTCGGGCTTCCAAGGTCCGACATCGAGAGGCTGGCGCTCGGCGGCCTGCTACACGACATTGGCAAGTTCCTGGTGCCCGAGGCGATTCTCGACAAGCCGGGACGGCTGACGTCCGCTGAGTTCGCGGTGATGCGCCGGCACCCGCACGACGGCTGGGCAGCTTTGCGTTCGGTCGAGCCGCCCCTCGACCCGGGCGTGCTCGATCTGGTGCTTCAACATCACGAACATCTCGACGGCAAAGGCTATCCCAACGGCCTTTCCGGCGCAGAGATCCCGCCTCTGACACGAATGTTGGTGATCGCCGACATCTATGGCGCCTTGATCGAACAACGCAGCTATCGACCGCCGCTGCCGAAGACCGGGGCGCTGGCGATCATCGAAGCTATGGCAGCCGAAGGGAAGGTCGATCGTGATCTGATGCGCCCCCTCGCCGATCTCGACGTCGGTTCGGTCGGCGTTCGGCGAGTTGATCCGTCTTTCAGAAACCAAAGGAGGTGA